A single window of Micrococcaceae bacterium Sec5.1 DNA harbors:
- a CDS encoding RecQ family ATP-dependent DNA helicase, with the protein MANNSPNAAVSVESPTRQKALACLRELVGHPEADFHDGQFEAIEALVDAGRRALVVQRTGWGKSAVYFVSSLLLRQRGAGPTLIVSPLLALMRDQVAAAARAGVRAVAINSANALEWDTVLAQLAADQVDVLLVSPERLTNPSFRENQLPELIRRTGLLVIDEAHCISDWGHDFRPDYRRIADLIAQLPESVPVLATTATANSRVVHDIEEQLGDGVLTIRGALGRESLRLGVLNLSDSRDRLGWLLTHLADLPGSGIIYTLTVSAAEDTARLLSEAGHNVLSYTGRTDPADRERAEQLLKDNQVKALVATSALGMGFDKPDLGFVIHLGAPSSPVAYYQQVGRAGRGAANADVLLLPGSEDREIWQYFATASMPSAEKADAVLRVLGEANSAMSTVALEARVDLRRTPLELLLKVLAVDGAVERVGGGWRATGRSWSYDAERYARIAEARVDEQDSMVVYQDTAGCRMEYITSVLDDETAAPCGRCDNCAGRWFPVDIAAAAVDAAGQTLRRAGIAVEPRLQWPSGMDRLGVGVKGKIKPDESISEGRVLARLTDLGWGGALRELFAAGAPDRAVDPAMLQACVQVLREWSGADGGTAWSGVGRPAAVVSIPSRSKPQLVDSLAQGIAGIGRMPYLGQLQPEHGGPTGSRGGNSAYRLAGVWDRLAVGPELAQALAGIGDQPVLLVDDLIDSRWTVTVAARALRRSGVGAVLPLALAQAG; encoded by the coding sequence ATGGCCAACAACTCCCCAAATGCTGCTGTTTCCGTGGAATCCCCTACCCGCCAGAAGGCTTTGGCTTGTCTTCGAGAGCTTGTGGGGCATCCGGAAGCAGACTTCCATGACGGCCAGTTCGAGGCCATTGAGGCATTGGTGGACGCCGGGCGCCGTGCGTTGGTGGTTCAACGCACGGGTTGGGGAAAATCCGCCGTCTACTTCGTCTCCTCATTGTTGCTGCGCCAACGGGGTGCGGGTCCCACGCTGATCGTGTCTCCTCTTCTCGCGCTGATGCGGGACCAAGTGGCAGCGGCCGCACGGGCGGGAGTCCGGGCAGTGGCCATCAACTCGGCCAACGCGCTTGAGTGGGATACTGTCCTGGCCCAGTTGGCAGCTGACCAGGTAGACGTTCTCCTCGTGTCGCCCGAGCGCCTCACCAATCCCTCGTTCAGGGAGAACCAGTTGCCCGAGCTGATCCGGAGGACCGGATTGCTCGTTATTGATGAGGCCCACTGCATCTCCGATTGGGGCCACGACTTCAGACCCGATTACCGGCGCATCGCGGATCTCATTGCCCAACTGCCCGAGTCGGTTCCAGTCCTCGCCACCACGGCTACCGCCAACTCCCGTGTGGTTCACGATATTGAGGAACAACTCGGAGACGGAGTGTTGACCATCCGGGGTGCACTGGGCCGCGAGTCACTGCGGCTCGGCGTTCTCAACTTGTCCGACTCCCGGGATCGCCTGGGCTGGCTGCTGACGCACCTGGCGGACCTCCCTGGCAGCGGAATCATTTACACGCTGACCGTCTCAGCCGCAGAGGACACTGCCCGGCTTCTTTCCGAGGCTGGACACAATGTCTTGTCCTACACCGGCCGCACGGATCCTGCCGATCGGGAGCGGGCAGAGCAACTCCTCAAGGACAACCAGGTCAAGGCGCTTGTGGCCACCTCGGCATTAGGGATGGGATTCGACAAACCCGACCTTGGGTTCGTGATTCACCTCGGAGCGCCGTCCTCGCCGGTTGCCTATTACCAACAGGTTGGCCGAGCTGGCCGAGGCGCAGCCAACGCCGACGTCCTGTTGCTTCCAGGCTCCGAGGACCGGGAAATATGGCAGTATTTTGCCACCGCATCCATGCCCTCAGCAGAAAAGGCCGACGCCGTCTTGAGGGTGCTTGGTGAGGCGAATTCGGCCATGTCCACGGTGGCGCTGGAAGCCCGCGTGGACCTTCGGCGCACGCCTCTGGAACTCCTCCTCAAGGTCCTGGCCGTTGACGGGGCAGTTGAACGCGTGGGCGGCGGTTGGCGGGCGACCGGACGGTCATGGAGCTACGATGCAGAGCGATACGCGCGTATTGCGGAAGCGCGGGTGGATGAGCAGGATTCCATGGTGGTTTACCAGGACACCGCAGGTTGTCGCATGGAGTACATCACCTCGGTGCTCGACGACGAGACCGCCGCCCCTTGCGGCCGTTGTGACAACTGTGCTGGACGCTGGTTCCCAGTGGACATCGCAGCTGCCGCGGTTGATGCAGCAGGCCAGACGCTTCGTCGAGCCGGGATCGCCGTGGAACCGCGGCTCCAGTGGCCCAGCGGGATGGACAGGCTGGGTGTGGGAGTCAAAGGCAAGATCAAGCCGGACGAAAGCATTTCCGAAGGCCGTGTCCTGGCAAGGCTGACAGACCTGGGTTGGGGTGGTGCGCTCCGCGAGCTCTTTGCCGCCGGAGCACCCGATAGGGCCGTGGACCCCGCTATGCTGCAGGCCTGCGTTCAGGTGCTGCGCGAATGGTCGGGGGCCGACGGTGGAACTGCCTGGAGCGGGGTGGGGCGCCCGGCAGCCGTTGTCAGCATTCCCTCAAGGAGCAAGCCACAACTTGTGGACTCCCTGGCGCAGGGAATCGCGGGCATAGGGCGGATGCCATACCTGGGTCAACTGCAGCCAGAGCACGGTGGTCCCACAGGATCACGTGGCGGCAACAGCGCTTACAGGCTCGCGGGAGTATGGGACCGTTTGGCCGTCGGCCCGGAACTGGCACAGGCCCTGGCAGGCATTGGTGACCAGCCAGTGCTCTTGGTGGATGACCTCATCGACAGCCGCTGGACAGTGACCGTTGCGGCGAGGGCGCTCAGGCGGTCCGGAGTAGGTGCCGTGCTACCGCTCGCCCTGGCCCAGGCGGGGTAA
- a CDS encoding MFS transporter: MSTNPSNTDVEAANETSWRPRLALLVAATFFMEFLDGTILTTAIPSIAADFRVAPADINITMTAYLVTVAMGIPLSSWLAERFGARRIFCLAISVFTIASLFCAVSTDLTMLTLSRVAQGVGGAMMVPVGTLVVLRGTPKSELLCATAYLVWPGLLAPVLAPMVGGALTTFLSWHWIFIINVPLGLAAFIAALRLVPRTQFDANRRLDWFGLLLTTLGVGSLVVGLETLGGHASNVLAGVVVTAGVVSLAGAVWWMSKARVPLFNLSVFGTRTFRATSTGGFIYRLTISSVPFLLPLMFQDGFGWDPLKAGVMVAAVFVGNIGIKPATTPLIRRFGFKPVLVFASFASAVTFALCAFLNAQTPEPLIFALLLLSGAFRSIGFSAYASVQYADIVPGQLPSANAISATLVQLAAAAGIAVGALFLRLFETTDVLGADHVAAYKGAFIAMAVLMLVSTVDSLTLHRHAGAEVSHGAKRG; this comes from the coding sequence ATGAGCACAAACCCGAGCAACACCGACGTCGAAGCGGCCAATGAAACAAGTTGGCGCCCGCGCTTGGCGCTGCTGGTGGCGGCAACGTTCTTCATGGAGTTTCTCGACGGAACTATCCTCACCACGGCCATCCCCAGCATTGCGGCCGATTTCCGGGTGGCGCCTGCTGATATCAACATCACGATGACCGCCTATTTAGTGACGGTGGCTATGGGGATCCCGTTGAGCAGTTGGCTTGCCGAGCGGTTCGGCGCCCGCAGGATATTCTGCCTGGCGATATCGGTGTTCACTATTGCCTCCCTTTTCTGCGCAGTAAGCACCGACTTGACCATGCTGACGTTGAGTCGGGTGGCGCAGGGCGTGGGCGGCGCCATGATGGTTCCTGTGGGCACTCTGGTGGTTTTGCGGGGCACGCCCAAATCCGAGCTTCTCTGCGCCACCGCCTATTTGGTATGGCCAGGCCTCCTTGCCCCCGTTTTGGCTCCCATGGTTGGCGGCGCGCTCACCACTTTCCTGTCGTGGCACTGGATCTTCATCATTAACGTGCCCCTCGGCCTGGCTGCCTTCATTGCGGCACTGAGGTTGGTTCCGCGGACTCAATTTGATGCCAACCGCCGACTTGACTGGTTTGGCCTGTTGCTGACTACCTTGGGCGTGGGTTCCCTTGTGGTGGGACTGGAGACGCTGGGTGGACACGCATCCAATGTGCTGGCTGGTGTGGTGGTGACTGCCGGCGTGGTGTCCCTGGCTGGCGCCGTCTGGTGGATGAGCAAAGCAAGGGTTCCGCTGTTCAACCTCAGCGTATTTGGAACCAGGACTTTCAGGGCGACATCCACGGGCGGGTTCATTTACCGGCTCACCATCAGCTCGGTTCCGTTCCTGCTGCCTCTCATGTTTCAGGATGGATTTGGCTGGGATCCCTTGAAGGCCGGAGTTATGGTCGCCGCAGTCTTCGTGGGCAACATCGGGATCAAGCCGGCCACCACACCCCTGATAAGGCGCTTCGGGTTTAAGCCGGTGCTCGTCTTTGCATCGTTCGCGTCAGCCGTGACGTTTGCCTTGTGTGCGTTCCTTAATGCCCAAACACCCGAGCCCCTGATTTTCGCTCTGTTGCTGCTCAGCGGTGCCTTCCGATCCATCGGATTCTCCGCTTACGCCTCCGTGCAGTATGCCGATATCGTCCCGGGGCAGCTGCCCTCGGCAAACGCTATCTCCGCCACGCTCGTACAGTTGGCGGCTGCGGCAGGTATCGCCGTGGGGGCCTTGTTCCTGAGGCTGTTCGAGACAACGGATGTGCTCGGGGCGGACCACGTGGCGGCCTACAAGGGGGCCTTCATAGCCATGGCTGTCCTCATGCTGGTCAGCACAGTGGACAGCCTGACCCTGCACCGACACGCTGGCGCGGAAGTCAGCCACGGAGCCAAGCGGGGGTGA
- a CDS encoding VOC family protein — MPTPDITTGAPCWIDLMTSDTEKAKSFYSALFGWTYQTGDQEKYGGYITASKDGRMVAGIMQKQEDMGAMPDVWSTYLRTDDIKATTEAAAANGGQVYLEPMDVPEQGSMAMYGDSSGASIGAWQFGEMKGYEVAAESGAPAWHELLAKDYESAVSFYQNVFGWDTAVMSDTPEFRYTTLGAGDDAKAGIMDAGGFLPEQVPSMWSVYFAVDDTDATVEQATALGATVMEAAEDTPFGRLATLSDPTGAVFKVIQNMTPAS; from the coding sequence ATGCCTACGCCTGACATCACCACCGGCGCACCGTGCTGGATTGATCTGATGACATCCGATACGGAAAAAGCCAAGTCCTTCTACAGCGCACTCTTTGGCTGGACTTACCAGACGGGCGATCAGGAGAAGTACGGCGGCTACATCACAGCTTCCAAAGATGGGCGCATGGTTGCGGGCATCATGCAGAAGCAGGAAGACATGGGTGCCATGCCGGATGTGTGGTCAACCTACTTGCGCACAGACGACATCAAAGCCACCACCGAGGCCGCTGCCGCCAACGGAGGCCAGGTCTACCTCGAGCCCATGGATGTTCCCGAACAGGGCAGCATGGCCATGTATGGCGACTCTTCAGGTGCCTCAATCGGAGCCTGGCAGTTCGGTGAAATGAAGGGCTATGAGGTCGCCGCAGAGTCCGGTGCCCCGGCATGGCACGAGCTACTCGCGAAGGACTACGAGTCGGCCGTCAGCTTCTACCAAAACGTCTTCGGTTGGGATACTGCGGTCATGAGCGATACCCCGGAGTTCCGCTACACCACTCTGGGCGCTGGTGACGATGCCAAGGCCGGCATTATGGACGCTGGCGGTTTCCTTCCGGAGCAGGTTCCGTCCATGTGGAGCGTGTATTTCGCGGTTGACGATACCGACGCCACCGTGGAACAGGCCACAGCCCTGGGCGCTACCGTTATGGAAGCTGCAGAAGATACTCCCTTTGGACGGTTGGCCACGTTGTCGGACCCTACAGGTGCCGTCTTCAAGGTGATCCAGAATATGACGCCAGCCAGCTAA
- a CDS encoding polysaccharide deacetylase family protein codes for MAMNAALAALLAGASFYQRTLAATDDMDALKSGVYGVTNGRIAERLGLPSSRPGALTTVSVGSSGALTRIYQSIEVSGTRLFLQSRLSGLTSAWTEVPSSIFWHDTALTSTADLATIAPGVYVVSNVVVARALGLPRERPGIFVKFPVGDGSIQTFTSMEDGDVAPIEFKRARTLAGADQAWAPADGVGSNDPGPIRRSILQQRLTARKGGRIGTNGNGAIALRFDDAPVEFRTRVLPELVKRGLPFTRVSTSESICGTPIDPSEFTTMQKYCIESGGEVWNHGSNHLNATGDAAIETTLIGALQTLRVKMPRIPIDCFAPPGGSAMSYDGYMPSDTIAGWTDTYAGSLISAYHALASGYFMDSYYRPIDGVLRDGQIHYSVDSYTLTAAKTLIDRSRDWKVGVVMMWHSNNIGSPGYMSLADFTATMDYLDAARDAGHVMVLTKSGLAVADSSTSHRDDILTATSGNPYSATILYPQYRQNIPGSTRELTATVTGAAGATVTSMVGESTKTHTIPARGTLQLRHPATIPNDLTSLKVSIDATTTNAHLYAV; via the coding sequence ATGGCAATGAATGCGGCGCTTGCTGCTTTGCTCGCTGGCGCGTCGTTTTACCAGCGGACGCTGGCAGCCACAGACGACATGGACGCCCTCAAGTCTGGTGTCTATGGGGTTACCAATGGAAGGATCGCCGAGAGGCTAGGTCTGCCCAGTTCTCGCCCTGGCGCTCTTACTACGGTGTCGGTGGGTAGTTCGGGTGCGCTCACTCGCATCTACCAGTCCATTGAAGTGTCTGGCACCAGACTGTTCCTTCAGTCCCGACTCAGCGGTCTCACGTCAGCATGGACAGAGGTGCCCAGCTCAATATTCTGGCACGACACCGCACTCACCTCGACCGCCGACCTCGCCACGATTGCCCCCGGCGTCTACGTCGTGTCCAATGTAGTGGTCGCCCGCGCGCTAGGTCTGCCACGCGAACGGCCCGGAATCTTCGTGAAGTTCCCCGTCGGCGACGGAAGCATTCAAACGTTCACCTCAATGGAGGATGGCGACGTCGCACCGATTGAGTTCAAACGAGCCCGCACCCTCGCCGGTGCAGATCAGGCGTGGGCGCCAGCCGACGGCGTTGGTTCCAACGATCCCGGTCCCATTCGTCGTTCGATCCTTCAACAGCGGCTAACTGCTCGCAAAGGTGGCCGGATAGGCACCAACGGTAACGGTGCTATTGCCCTCCGCTTCGACGACGCCCCAGTGGAATTTCGTACCAGGGTCCTACCGGAACTAGTAAAGCGTGGACTTCCGTTCACTCGCGTCTCAACCTCAGAGTCGATCTGTGGGACACCGATTGATCCGTCCGAGTTCACGACAATGCAAAAATACTGCATCGAGAGCGGCGGCGAAGTGTGGAATCACGGCTCCAACCATCTCAATGCAACAGGCGACGCAGCCATCGAAACCACCCTGATCGGCGCCCTGCAGACACTCCGGGTAAAAATGCCACGCATTCCGATCGACTGTTTCGCACCCCCAGGCGGCTCGGCCATGTCCTACGACGGGTACATGCCTTCGGACACCATCGCCGGTTGGACCGACACGTACGCAGGGTCACTCATCTCGGCATATCACGCACTCGCCTCCGGGTACTTCATGGATTCCTACTACCGACCCATCGACGGCGTCCTCCGAGACGGCCAAATCCACTACAGCGTCGATTCCTACACCCTCACCGCAGCCAAAACGCTGATTGACCGATCACGGGACTGGAAGGTCGGCGTCGTGATGATGTGGCACTCCAACAACATCGGCTCCCCCGGGTATATGTCTCTGGCTGACTTCACAGCAACCATGGACTACCTCGATGCAGCGCGCGACGCCGGCCACGTCATGGTCCTGACGAAGTCCGGGCTTGCCGTGGCTGACAGCTCCACAAGTCACCGTGACGACATCCTCACCGCAACCTCAGGCAACCCCTACTCGGCAACCATCTTGTACCCGCAGTACCGGCAGAACATACCCGGATCCACGCGCGAGCTCACGGCCACGGTGACGGGCGCTGCTGGAGCAACTGTGACATCGATGGTGGGCGAGTCCACGAAAACCCACACGATCCCGGCCCGTGGCACGCTCCAGCTCAGGCACCCCGCCACGATCCCCAATGATCTAACCAGCCTCAAGGTGAGCATCGACGCGACCACCACCAATGCACACCTGTATGCGGTGTGA
- a CDS encoding prolyl oligopeptidase family serine peptidase, with product MTTTEADQTPLPDNDTDPETKSGPRHAATIAPEPTDENVWLEDIHGEEQLAWVREQNARTEDLLEDTDYAAVEAGILEVLDSTDRIAMVNKRGDYYYNFWKDQEHPKGLWRRTTWESYVSEAPEWDILLDIDALAAAEGVEWVFHGAGFLRPLDGGTYRFAMLSLSPDGGDANRHREFDVESRTFVDPAAGGFDLPTAKGNVSWLDADTLLVSSTAEGLPATTSSYARTGVKLRRGQSLAQAERIFDIPEDHMLAIVAHDSTPGFERTFAVDYIDFYNRNTWLLRDDSWVAIDAPTDVNISAHREWLMFRPQKDWDVSGVTYPAGSLLAADFEGYLAGSRQFVVLFTPDDHTSLQSWSWTKDYLLLNLLRDVSSEIRVLDPSRVDSDAGWVATVLDACPPLHDVNAYAVDDEDDFGAGNDYWLVATGFTTPTTLTRGTLSAGEVPSSGVASSGNPTAGVASQHAVVKRSPSFFNDGDYEVQQHFAVSADGTKVPYFQVASKNLVLDGQNPTQLSGYGGFEVSRTPAYSGTIGRAWLERRTSAAALADGPGSHTRGGVYVVANIRGGGEYGPSWHRAALQERRHRAYEDFAAVAQDLISRGVTSRRRLGCVGGSNGGLLVGNMLTQYPELFGAVSCGVPLLDMRRYTKLSAGYSWIAEYGDPDVPEQWEFIRTFSPYHLLHDGVEYPETFIWTATSDDRVGPVQARKMAARMQAMGIPNVWFHEALEGGHAGASDNRQAAALQARSNHFLWRVLAGSN from the coding sequence ATGACCACCACAGAAGCTGATCAGACGCCCCTTCCTGACAATGACACGGATCCGGAGACCAAGTCCGGGCCTCGCCATGCTGCGACCATTGCACCCGAACCCACGGATGAGAACGTGTGGTTGGAGGACATTCACGGCGAAGAACAGCTGGCCTGGGTCCGCGAACAAAACGCGCGAACCGAGGATTTGCTGGAGGACACAGACTACGCAGCGGTTGAAGCCGGCATTCTGGAGGTCCTGGACTCGACGGACCGGATTGCCATGGTGAACAAGCGCGGCGATTACTACTACAACTTCTGGAAGGACCAGGAGCACCCCAAGGGTCTTTGGCGGCGAACAACCTGGGAGAGCTACGTTTCCGAGGCACCCGAATGGGACATACTGCTGGATATCGATGCCCTCGCCGCCGCGGAAGGCGTCGAGTGGGTGTTTCATGGAGCCGGGTTCCTCCGTCCTTTGGACGGGGGCACGTACCGCTTCGCGATGCTTTCGCTGTCCCCCGATGGTGGTGACGCCAACCGTCACCGCGAGTTCGACGTCGAATCCCGCACCTTTGTTGACCCTGCCGCTGGCGGATTCGATCTGCCCACGGCAAAAGGCAACGTGAGTTGGCTGGATGCGGACACGCTGCTGGTCTCCAGTACGGCAGAGGGGTTGCCTGCAACCACCTCCTCGTACGCCCGGACCGGCGTGAAACTGCGTCGCGGCCAATCCCTTGCCCAGGCCGAGCGGATCTTCGACATCCCCGAAGACCACATGCTGGCCATCGTGGCCCACGACTCAACCCCGGGCTTCGAACGGACCTTCGCCGTAGATTACATCGACTTCTACAACCGCAATACGTGGCTGCTTCGCGACGACTCGTGGGTTGCGATCGACGCGCCCACCGACGTGAACATCAGCGCCCACCGAGAGTGGCTGATGTTCCGTCCTCAGAAGGACTGGGACGTTTCCGGCGTTACCTACCCAGCCGGTTCCTTGCTCGCCGCGGACTTCGAGGGCTACTTGGCTGGATCGCGGCAATTTGTGGTGCTGTTTACCCCCGATGATCACACGTCGCTGCAGTCATGGAGTTGGACCAAGGACTATCTGCTGCTCAACCTCCTGCGCGACGTCTCTTCCGAAATCAGGGTGCTGGACCCTTCCCGTGTGGATTCCGACGCCGGCTGGGTCGCCACCGTACTGGACGCGTGCCCGCCGCTTCACGACGTCAATGCGTATGCCGTGGACGACGAAGACGATTTCGGGGCGGGAAATGACTACTGGTTGGTCGCCACGGGTTTCACTACGCCCACTACCCTCACCCGCGGCACCCTCAGCGCTGGCGAGGTTCCTTCATCCGGCGTGGCTTCATCCGGCAACCCGACTGCAGGCGTGGCGAGCCAGCATGCGGTGGTAAAGCGTTCCCCGTCGTTCTTCAACGATGGTGACTATGAGGTCCAACAACATTTCGCGGTCTCGGCGGATGGGACCAAAGTCCCCTACTTCCAGGTGGCATCCAAGAACCTGGTCCTCGATGGACAGAATCCTACGCAGCTTTCCGGCTATGGCGGCTTCGAAGTTTCACGCACCCCCGCCTACAGTGGCACCATTGGCAGGGCTTGGCTGGAGCGCCGCACTTCCGCTGCTGCCTTGGCTGACGGTCCCGGCTCGCACACACGCGGCGGCGTATATGTTGTGGCGAACATCCGTGGCGGCGGCGAATACGGACCCTCATGGCACCGGGCCGCGCTGCAGGAAAGGCGGCACCGCGCCTACGAAGACTTTGCCGCCGTGGCACAGGACCTGATCTCCCGCGGCGTGACCAGCCGCCGTCGACTCGGTTGCGTGGGCGGCTCAAATGGCGGGCTGTTGGTGGGCAACATGCTGACCCAGTACCCCGAATTGTTCGGTGCGGTGTCCTGCGGCGTGCCATTGCTGGACATGCGCCGCTACACCAAACTCTCCGCAGGATATTCATGGATCGCGGAATATGGAGACCCCGACGTGCCCGAGCAGTGGGAGTTCATCCGCACCTTCTCGCCATATCACCTGCTTCATGACGGCGTCGAGTACCCCGAAACCTTCATTTGGACTGCGACCTCGGATGATCGGGTAGGCCCCGTCCAAGCCCGAAAGATGGCAGCGCGGATGCAGGCAATGGGTATCCCGAATGTCTGGTTCCACGAGGCACTCGAGGGCGGGCATGCGGGCGCCTCGGACAACAGGCAGGCCGCCGCACTCCAAGCGCGAAGCAACCACTTCCTCTGGCGTGTGCTGGCCGGGAGCAACTGA
- a CDS encoding FAD/NAD(P)-binding protein, which produces MAKSQINRVALIGAGPRGTSVLERLLANWAAGATSRANRTDTQSRTLHIHVVDPFPAASGHVWQPEQSRLYLMNTQAFYPTLIPEDPKLAPPLAGGSFDQWRAARRRDGEGLDDAEKAELATLESHDFPSRALYGRYLRQTLAELLQRIPDGVEVTFHDTSAVAARPVPASSGITTGQAFDVELADGSTLTVGSVVLALGHIESRLNPEQRSFQRAADEHGLLYFPPAPPADVDWQRVPDNEPVLVRGMGLNFFDVMGQLTEGRGGKFVEAGVPGAGVLEYRPSGREPRIIAASRRGTPYRAKAGLTGYYPRSITMRYLTEAAVDRFRAAGIQPGFDHDLWPLLHRDALWAYYSTLARSQPAAIRDAAQFLADLVDALQPHAHTTAKWESDVAALVDKHVVASRRLNVRGLAAPLAGRTFASRRELDLAVTAYLDDDARRSALGEADPVKMAIGALHTGRAILKSVVADGGITDESWVAELRGWFESFVEGLASGAPALRSEQLAALARAGVVGFVGPDPKFSVDRSAKVFRAVSPWVHDKPAEAPTLIEAMSPANRVGMNISPLLEQLMADGLVRTKIMMSAEGTPVQTTGLDVEPHPYRPVASNGSVTRGMYVLGLQLSATQWGTAIAAEARPATGKAFASGQRTLRDADEIASSILES; this is translated from the coding sequence GTGGCTAAATCGCAAATCAATCGTGTTGCCCTCATTGGGGCCGGCCCCCGGGGCACAAGTGTCCTTGAGCGGTTGCTCGCGAATTGGGCTGCGGGGGCCACCAGCCGCGCAAACCGGACCGATACACAGTCCCGCACACTGCACATCCACGTTGTGGATCCTTTTCCTGCCGCGTCAGGCCATGTGTGGCAGCCGGAGCAGTCCAGGCTGTACCTGATGAACACGCAGGCGTTCTATCCGACGCTCATCCCTGAAGACCCCAAGCTCGCGCCGCCCCTCGCAGGCGGTTCCTTCGACCAGTGGCGCGCTGCCCGACGTCGTGATGGAGAGGGCCTGGACGATGCCGAAAAGGCGGAGTTGGCCACACTCGAGTCCCACGATTTTCCCAGCCGGGCGCTCTACGGACGGTACCTGCGGCAGACTTTGGCAGAGCTGCTTCAGCGAATACCCGACGGCGTGGAGGTCACCTTCCATGACACGTCGGCCGTAGCGGCACGCCCGGTCCCGGCCAGCTCAGGCATCACAACTGGGCAAGCGTTCGACGTCGAACTCGCCGACGGCTCTACGCTCACCGTCGGCTCCGTGGTCCTCGCGCTGGGGCATATCGAGTCCCGTTTGAATCCCGAGCAGCGTTCGTTCCAACGGGCGGCCGATGAACACGGCCTCCTCTATTTCCCGCCTGCACCGCCGGCCGACGTCGACTGGCAGCGGGTGCCGGATAACGAGCCCGTCCTGGTGCGTGGGATGGGACTGAATTTCTTCGATGTCATGGGCCAGCTGACTGAGGGGCGCGGGGGCAAGTTCGTCGAAGCCGGCGTACCGGGAGCCGGAGTTCTCGAGTACCGGCCCTCTGGCAGGGAACCCCGGATCATCGCAGCGTCCCGGCGGGGCACCCCGTATCGGGCAAAGGCCGGCCTGACAGGGTATTACCCCCGCAGCATCACCATGCGTTATCTGACTGAGGCAGCGGTGGACCGTTTCAGAGCAGCCGGTATCCAGCCCGGATTCGACCATGATCTTTGGCCACTGCTGCACCGCGACGCCCTGTGGGCCTATTACTCCACCCTGGCAAGGTCGCAGCCTGCCGCTATTCGCGATGCGGCGCAGTTCCTCGCAGACCTCGTGGATGCTTTGCAGCCCCACGCCCACACCACTGCCAAGTGGGAAAGCGATGTCGCAGCCTTGGTGGACAAGCATGTGGTTGCCTCCCGCCGACTCAATGTCCGCGGGCTCGCTGCGCCGTTGGCCGGCCGGACGTTCGCGTCCCGCCGGGAACTGGATCTGGCCGTAACGGCATATCTTGACGACGATGCACGACGCTCCGCACTGGGCGAAGCGGATCCCGTGAAAATGGCAATTGGCGCCCTGCACACTGGCAGGGCGATCCTGAAGTCCGTTGTGGCTGATGGTGGTATCACGGACGAATCGTGGGTCGCTGAATTGCGCGGATGGTTCGAATCGTTCGTCGAAGGCCTTGCAAGCGGGGCGCCGGCACTGCGTTCGGAGCAGCTGGCTGCTTTGGCGCGTGCCGGCGTCGTTGGTTTCGTTGGGCCGGACCCGAAATTCAGTGTGGATAGAAGCGCCAAGGTTTTCCGGGCGGTCTCGCCGTGGGTCCACGACAAGCCAGCCGAGGCGCCCACTTTAATTGAAGCGATGTCGCCGGCCAACCGGGTGGGCATGAATATTTCTCCGCTCCTGGAACAACTCATGGCCGACGGCCTTGTCCGAACCAAAATCATGATGAGCGCCGAGGGTACGCCGGTGCAGACAACCGGACTGGATGTGGAACCGCACCCGTATCGGCCTGTGGCGTCCAACGGCTCTGTGACCCGGGGGATGTATGTTTTGGGCCTGCAATTGTCGGCCACCCAGTGGGGAACAGCCATTGCCGCGGAGGCGCGTCCAGCGACAGGGAAGGCCTTCGCCAGCGGCCAGCGAACCCTGCGGGATGCGGACGAAATCGCTAGTAGCATTCTGGAAAGCTAG